The following proteins are encoded in a genomic region of Thiomonas sp. X19:
- a CDS encoding DUF2889 domain-containing protein, which translates to MVQTRSISLQVYARDDGLWDIEAELIDTKTRDFELTAGLRRAGQPIHHMRLTLTIDIAFHIVDADAHTLAAPYPGYCEDYGDAYRSLIGLNLMHGFSPAVRQRLHGALGCTHITELTRVLPTAAIQAFAGEVVRPEASEGKQPFQLDRCHALRLDGPAVLRYYPRWARPAAHNSDSSVSAGGASRSG; encoded by the coding sequence CTGGTGCAAACGCGGTCCATCAGCCTGCAGGTTTATGCCCGTGACGATGGTCTGTGGGACATCGAGGCCGAGTTGATCGACACCAAAACGCGCGATTTCGAGCTGACTGCCGGCCTGCGCCGCGCCGGGCAGCCCATTCACCACATGCGGCTGACCTTGACCATCGACATCGCGTTTCACATCGTCGACGCCGACGCGCATACCTTGGCCGCGCCCTATCCCGGCTACTGCGAAGACTATGGCGACGCCTACCGCAGTCTCATCGGCCTGAACCTGATGCATGGCTTCTCGCCTGCGGTCAGGCAACGCTTGCACGGGGCTCTGGGCTGCACCCACATCACCGAACTCACCCGCGTCCTGCCCACGGCCGCCATCCAGGCGTTTGCCGGCGAAGTGGTGCGCCCGGAAGCCAGCGAGGGCAAGCAGCCCTTCCAACTCGACCGCTGTCACGCGCTCCGCCTGGACGGCCCCGCCGTGCTGCGCTATTACCCCCGCTGGGCCAGGCCTGCGGCGCACAATTCCGACAGCAGCGTGAGCGCCGGCGGTGCTTCGCGATCCGGCTGA